The Deltaproteobacteria bacterium genome includes the window CGGCCGATATAGGCTGCCAGTTCCTCCTCCATGGTCCCTCCGATCTCCCCCACAAAAGCAACGCCCACGGTCTCTTCATCCTCCTCGAACATCCTGTATATGTCGAGAAAGGTCGATCCGACAACGCCGTCCCCGCCGATACCGACGACCGTGCTCTGGCCGAGCCCCTCCTCCACAAGGCTCGCCGTGATCTCCGTGGTCAGCGTTCCACTCCTGGACACCACCCCGAT containing:
- a CDS encoding succinate--CoA ligase subunit alpha, with translation IGVVSRSGTLTTEITASLVEEGLGQSTVVGIGGDGVVGSTFLDIYRMFEEDEETVGVAFVGEIGGTMEEELAAYIGRGGTKPAVAFIAGRNVPEGKRLGHAGAIVEGNRGTAESKIGALTEAGVKVGEVPWDLGKLMKEMI